Within the Mauremys reevesii isolate NIE-2019 linkage group 2, ASM1616193v1, whole genome shotgun sequence genome, the region GAGCACGTTCAATAATAGCTTGTAGTTTGTCTGCTTCAGCCTGAAGGGTTTGGACAAGCAGTTCTTTGGCTTGTAGCTCCTTCTTAATTTCACTCAGCTCAAGAACAGCAGCTCTATAATGACGATGGTTATGTGCTGCATCTACTTTGGCTGCCGCAACCTGCTTTTTAAGGTTATTAACTTTTGACTTTTCTCTTTCTAAGGCAGTCTGTAAAGCTTGAATATTTAGGACTGCTTGAACCCGGAGATTCAGCTGCACCaggtctgcctctctctctgctagTACTGTTTCGGGGATGTTGCTGTGCTCTCGCAAAGCAATGTTAGACTGACCAAGACCAGTGAGCTTCCCCCGTTCATGTTCCAGTTCGAGGGCCAACTTCTTGTTTATTTCTTCCAAACGTTTTATCTTTCTCCTGAAACCTCTAGATTCTTGAAGCTCCTGGCTGGTGAGTGAAATTACTTCTTGCAGCTCTTTCTCCGACATCATCTTACTGTGGCTAACAGCCTGCAGCTCTATCTCCAAAGCTTGAATCCGTTCATGGGAAGCCTGGTTATTTCCTCCATCAGCGATTTGTGCATCCCGTTCTTTTTGCACTGACTGGAGGTGGCTTTCTAACTCCACTATCTGCTGGTGAACCTGGGATACTTCCTTCTGAAGTCTTGAGCATTCAACATCAATGGACTGCTTTTCACTTCGAAGTTTCAGTAACTCCCGttttaattctttcacttccAAATCCAGCCGCTTCTTTGTAGATTTTAATTCACTAATCAGCTGGTCCTGTGAACTTGCATCTCTTTGATAAGCTTCCACCATTACCTTTTGCTGTAAGAACTGCTCCTTTACTTTTTGGGTCTGTTTCTTCAGGCTGGCACTTTCCTGTTGCAGATTTTCCACCTGGCTCAATTGTGCCAAGATTTCTGATACTGCCTCAGTACTTTCACCTAAGAAGTTTGCTCCTTCATCAAGTTCTTCTTTGCTTGCttttgctgcctgcagagctaccTCTAGGACAATCTTCTCATTCTGCAAATATTGGATCGTGTCATCCTTAGAAATAACATCACCCTGGAATTCCTCTAACCTGGCCACCAGCTCATCATATTGAGTCTGTAGGTCATTTAGGGACTGCTCTTTGGTGTACAATGATTCTTGGGTTAAGGTGAGCTGCTTCATGAGCACTAGATGCTCTTGCTGTAAAAATTCAAACTGTAGATCTCGCTGATGCAGAATCAATTTAACCTGTTCCAGTTCTCGCTCCAGTGTTACTGCAAAATCAGCCATTTTCTGCAGTTGTCTTCTCTCATCCTCAAACTCCTCCAATCGTCTCTGCGCGGTgagccatactggactcagggagaaaacctccttatcgccctgagccaccgatttccagagctcacagcccaaccgctcccaaacagttttattacTTGATTGAACGGAAAGTCCCCCTCTTCGTCCCCACCGCA harbors:
- the LOC120397308 gene encoding golgin subfamily A member 3-like codes for the protein MGTAASADLIHITERWGEKFPSAALSRLLRWGRRGGLSVQSSNKTVWERLGCELWKSVAQGDKEVFSLSPVWLTAQRRLEEFEDERRQLQKMADFAVTLERELEQVKLILHQRDLQFEFLQQEHLVLMKQLTLTQESLYTKEQSLNDLQTQYDELVARLEEFQGDVISKDDTIQYLQNEKIVLEVALQAAKASKEELDEGANFLGESTEAVSEILAQLSQVENLQQESASLKKQTQKVKEQFLQQKVMVEAYQRDASSQDQLISELKSTKKRLDLEVKELKRELLKLRSEKQSIDVECSRLQKEVSQVHQQIVELESHLQSVQKERDAQIADGGNNQASHERIQALEIELQAVSHSKMMSEKELQEVISLTSQELQESRGFRRKIKRLEEINKKLALELEHERGKLTGLGQSNIALREHSNIPETVLAEREADLVQLNLRVQAVLNIQALQTALEREKSKVNNLKKQVAAAKVDAAHNHRHYRAAVLELSEIKKELQAKELLVQTLQAEADKLQAIIERAHASFKALLLRQKGGICSERADALDKTPAARLLKALYVLNWLHLGKNSQVPPAIKHVSGMTGEEQGAAPRPSVKWFDYQQQIWKGPVDLLTWGRGYVCVATDAGPRWMPARWVRPWLRPPE